A genomic segment from Leopardus geoffroyi isolate Oge1 chromosome A2, O.geoffroyi_Oge1_pat1.0, whole genome shotgun sequence encodes:
- the LOC123607340 gene encoding ATP synthase F(0) complex subunit C2, mitochondrial-like has product MSACAKFVSAPSLVRSTCQLLSRSLSAVALKPPETLTDESLSSWAAPRPLTSLIPSRSFQTSVASRDIDTAAKFIGTRAATVGVAGSGAGIGTVSGSLITGYARKPSLKQQLFSSTILGFALPEATRLFCLMAAFCILIAM; this is encoded by the coding sequence ATGTCCGCCTGTGCAAAGTTCGTCTCCGCCCCCTCCTTGGTCAGGAGCACCTGTCAGCTGTTGAGCCGATCACTGTCTGCAGTGGCATTAAAACCCCCAGAGACACTGACAGATGAGAGCCTCAGCAGCTGGGCAGCCCCGCGTCCCCTGACCTCACTTATTCCTAGCCGCAGTTTCCAAACCAGTGTTGCCTCAAGGGACATCGACACAGCAGCCAAGTTCATTGGGACTAGGGCTGCCACAGTTGGGGTGGCTGGCTCTGGGGCTGGAATTGGGACTGTGTCTGGGAGCCTCATCACTGGTTATgccaggaagccctctctgaaGCAACAGCTCTTCTCCTCCACCATTCTGGGCTTTGCCCTCCCAGAAGCCACGAGGCTCTTCTGCCTGATGGCGGCCTTTTGTATCCTCATTGCCATGTGA